A genomic stretch from Flavobacterium nitratireducens includes:
- the tnpA gene encoding IS200/IS605 family transposase, whose protein sequence is MANTYHQIYIQVVFAVKYREAVIADEWKSTLFGVIGNLINETGCKTIIVNGVEDHVHCFLGLKPVVSISELMKTVKAKSSKYINDHHLTKSKFEWQEGYGAFSYGHSQINVVYNYVANQEEHHKKQTFKEEYLEFLDKFQVPFDERYIFQDMI, encoded by the coding sequence ATGGCAAATACCTATCATCAAATTTACATTCAGGTTGTTTTTGCGGTAAAATATCGTGAAGCTGTTATTGCTGATGAATGGAAATCTACATTGTTTGGCGTAATTGGTAATTTAATAAATGAAACTGGATGTAAAACCATAATTGTTAATGGTGTTGAAGATCATGTTCATTGTTTTTTGGGTCTTAAACCTGTTGTTTCAATTTCGGAATTAATGAAAACGGTAAAAGCAAAATCATCAAAATACATTAATGATCATCATTTGACCAAATCAAAATTTGAATGGCAGGAAGGTTATGGTGCGTTTTCGTATGGTCATTCTCAAATTAATGTAGTTTACAATTATGTTGCTAATCAAGAAGAACATCATAAAAAGCAAACTTTCAAGGAAGAATATTTAGAGTTTTTAGATAAATTCCAAGTTCCATTTGACGAAAGATATATTTTTCAGGATATGATATAA